A genomic region of Elaeis guineensis isolate ETL-2024a chromosome 9, EG11, whole genome shotgun sequence contains the following coding sequences:
- the LOC140851773 gene encoding uncharacterized protein isoform X2, which produces MEMAMISSLASYPVKYFHAWQTKAAKTTVSASKSMSVPIKAVFNSCRTCQGKGAIECPGCKGTGKNKKNGNIFERWKCFDCQRFGLKSCPSCGKGGLTPEQRGER; this is translated from the exons ATGGAGATGGCCATGATCTCTTCCTTGGCTAGTTATCCTGTGAAGTATTTCCATGCATGGCAAACCAAAGCAGCGAAGACAACAGTTTCAGCATCAAAATCTATGAGCGTGCCCATCAAAGCA GTTTTCAATAGTTGTCGAACATGCCAAGGAAAAGGTGCAATTGAGTGCCCAGGGTGCAAG GGAACgggaaagaacaagaagaatggcAATATTTTCGAAAGATGGAA GTGTTTTGATTGCCAAAGATTTGGCTTGAAGAGCTGCCCCAGTTGCGGCAAGGGGGGACTTACACCAGAGCAAAGAGGGGAAAGATAG
- the LOC140851773 gene encoding uncharacterized protein isoform X1 has product MEMAMISSLASYPVKYFHAWQTKAAKTTVSASKSMSVPIKAVFNSCRTCQGKGAIECPGCKSQLFSLQQKNIFYSFFKTKNEERRRRRRERERTRRMAIFSKDGSVLIAKDLA; this is encoded by the exons ATGGAGATGGCCATGATCTCTTCCTTGGCTAGTTATCCTGTGAAGTATTTCCATGCATGGCAAACCAAAGCAGCGAAGACAACAGTTTCAGCATCAAAATCTATGAGCGTGCCCATCAAAGCA GTTTTCAATAGTTGTCGAACATGCCAAGGAAAAGGTGCAATTGAGTGCCCAGGGTGCAAG TCGCAGCTGTTTTCACTGCAacagaagaatattttttattctttctttaaaacaaaaaatgaagagagaagaagaagaagaag GGAACgggaaagaacaagaagaatggcAATATTTTCGAAAGATGGAA GTGTTTTGATTGCCAAAGATTTGGCTTGA
- the LOC105051712 gene encoding uncharacterized protein isoform X4, with product MSDDGGRPSQVAGSPDSRHDSKRSLDVPLESSKPSKLSRSMPEGEVGVEEAKDRVEEGREIMSQNHRIQRYLVAVEYIGTRFSGSQKQPNCRTVVGVLEEAFHKFVGQPVSIFCSSRTDAGVHALSNVCHVDVERISKRKPGEVLPPHEPGVVRRAVNHFLQKNEGDIMVIDVRRVPADFHARFKALERTYHYRILSGPEPLSTFEKERAWHVPEDIDILAMKKACSILVGCHDFSSFRAAGCQANSPIKTLDELNVTEVFPSLYFPSISERTEVESLNGHHSKTPELESFTECSNVSHMSVGKCNAESGREFGRRSRHHCYVITARARSFLYHQWVA from the exons ATGAGCGACGACGGCGGGCGTCCATCCCAGGTGGCGGGATCGCCGGACTCGCGGCACGACTCGAAGCGATCCCTCGACGTCCCCTTGGAATCCTCGAAGCCGTCAAAGCTTTCGAGGTCTATGCCGGAAGGCGAGGTGGGTGTAGAGGAGGCCAAAGATCGGGTGGAAGAGGGGCGCGAGATCATGAGCCAAAACCATAGAATCCAGAGGTATTTGGTGGCGGTGGAGTACATTGGGACCCGGTTCTCGGGATCCCAGAAGCAGCCCAATTGCAGGACCGTCGTCGGCGTTCTTGAG GAGGCTTTTCATAAATTTGTTGGACAGCCTGTTTCTATCTTCTGCTCTAGTAGAACA GATGCAGGAGTGCATGCTTTATCAAATGTATGCCATGTTGATGTGGAACGCATAAGTAAAAGAAAGCCTGGTGAAGTG TTGCCACCACATGAACCTGGAGTTGTTAGACGTGCTGTGAACCATTTCTTACAG AAGAACGAAGGTGATATAATGGTGATTGATGTTCGACGTGTCCCAGCAGATTTTCATGCTAGATTCAAGGCCCTAGAGCGCAC GTACCACTATCGCATACTCTCTGGGCCAGAGCCCTTGTCAACCTTTGAGAAAGAGCGTGCCTGGCATGTTCCAGAGGATATAGATATTCTTGCTATGAAG AAAGCATGCAGCATACTTGTTGGTTGTCATGATTTCAGCTCATTTAGGGCTGCTGGCTGCCAG GCAAACTCTCCTATTAAAACCCTAGATGAACTTAATGTTACTGAAGTTTTTCCTTCCCTTTACTTCCCATCAATTTCGGAGAGAACAGAGGTGGAATCCTTGAATGGGCATCATTCTAAGACACCAGAACTGGAATCATTCACAGAATGTTCTAATGTCTCTCATATGAGTGTTGGGAAGTGCAATGCTGAAAGTGGTCGAGAGTTTGGCCGAAGATCAAGGCATCATTGCTATGTTATAACAGCACGAGCACGCTCTTTTCTTTACCACCAG
- the LOC105051712 gene encoding uncharacterized protein isoform X3: MSDDGGRPSQVAGSPDSRHDSKRSLDVPLESSKPSKLSRSMPEGEVGVEEAKDRVEEGREIMSQNHRIQRYLVAVEYIGTRFSGSQKQPNCRTVVGVLEEAFHKFVGQPVSIFCSSRTDAGVHALSNVCHVDVERISKRKPGEVLPPHEPGVVRRAVNHFLQKNEGDIMVIDVRRVPADFHARFKALERTYHYRILSGPEPLSTFEKERAWHVPEDIDILAMKKACSILVGCHDFSSFRAAGCQANSPIKTLDELNVTEVFPSLYFPSISERTEVESLNGHHSKTPELESFTECSNVSHMSVGKCNAESGREFGRRSRHHCYVITARARSFLYHQMFNFSYSASLLEIFLPNKMLPSQCS, encoded by the exons ATGAGCGACGACGGCGGGCGTCCATCCCAGGTGGCGGGATCGCCGGACTCGCGGCACGACTCGAAGCGATCCCTCGACGTCCCCTTGGAATCCTCGAAGCCGTCAAAGCTTTCGAGGTCTATGCCGGAAGGCGAGGTGGGTGTAGAGGAGGCCAAAGATCGGGTGGAAGAGGGGCGCGAGATCATGAGCCAAAACCATAGAATCCAGAGGTATTTGGTGGCGGTGGAGTACATTGGGACCCGGTTCTCGGGATCCCAGAAGCAGCCCAATTGCAGGACCGTCGTCGGCGTTCTTGAG GAGGCTTTTCATAAATTTGTTGGACAGCCTGTTTCTATCTTCTGCTCTAGTAGAACA GATGCAGGAGTGCATGCTTTATCAAATGTATGCCATGTTGATGTGGAACGCATAAGTAAAAGAAAGCCTGGTGAAGTG TTGCCACCACATGAACCTGGAGTTGTTAGACGTGCTGTGAACCATTTCTTACAG AAGAACGAAGGTGATATAATGGTGATTGATGTTCGACGTGTCCCAGCAGATTTTCATGCTAGATTCAAGGCCCTAGAGCGCAC GTACCACTATCGCATACTCTCTGGGCCAGAGCCCTTGTCAACCTTTGAGAAAGAGCGTGCCTGGCATGTTCCAGAGGATATAGATATTCTTGCTATGAAG AAAGCATGCAGCATACTTGTTGGTTGTCATGATTTCAGCTCATTTAGGGCTGCTGGCTGCCAG GCAAACTCTCCTATTAAAACCCTAGATGAACTTAATGTTACTGAAGTTTTTCCTTCCCTTTACTTCCCATCAATTTCGGAGAGAACAGAGGTGGAATCCTTGAATGGGCATCATTCTAAGACACCAGAACTGGAATCATTCACAGAATGTTCTAATGTCTCTCATATGAGTGTTGGGAAGTGCAATGCTGAAAGTGGTCGAGAGTTTGGCCGAAGATCAAGGCATCATTGCTATGTTATAACAGCACGAGCACGCTCTTTTCTTTACCACCAG